In Vibrio stylophorae, the genomic stretch ATTTTCAACGACCACACCATGGCAATTGATGCCCGGCATTGAAGGCAAACAAAACGAGCTTGGCTGCTTAATGATTCTCTCGCCTTTTGTCGGCAACGAGTGGTATCACACCGATGATCTGATTGAGCTGAGCGGCGACACATTCCTGCTCAAAGGCCGTGCCGATCGGGTGGTGAAAATTGAAGAGAAACGCGTCTCGCTCAGCGAAATCGAGCAGCATTTAGAGCGCAATCCATGGATTGATGACGCGGCCGTCGCGCCCACTCAAGGGCAAGGCAATCGCACCTACCTTGGCGCTGTGGTCACACTCACCGCTGAAGGCCAACACTTTTTAACCGGCCACAGTAAAGGCAAATTGTGGATTGAGCTGCGCCAATATTTGAAAAAATGGTTAGAGCCCGTGGCAATCCCAAGACGCATTTTGATCGTCGCGCAACTGCCGATCAATGCCCAAGGGAAAAGGCAACATCACCAAATTAAAGCCTTATTAGAACAACATCATGAACAACCTCAGGAGCAACTTGTCGATGAAGCGTAAGCCAAGCATCCTAGGTCAAGAGCAAATGGATAACGGCGTTGAATTAACGCTCAACATTGATGCTGATATCGCAGATTTTCAGGGCCATTTTGAACAGTTTGCCCTGCTGCCTGGCGTCACACAAACCGATTGGGCGATCCAGTACAGCCGAGCACTATTGCCGGTTCAGGGGGATTTTCTCGCCCTTGAGGCGCTGAAATTTCAAGAGCCAATGCGCCCAAATATGACCGTCAAACTCGCCCTGAAATGGGATGCCAGCAAACGAAAAGTGAGCTTTCAGTACCAATCAGAAAAAAGTGTGCACGCCTCAGGACGTATCGCTTTTTCTAGTACCATCCCCACCTAAGGAACGGTTGTGTTTCACCCCTGTTTTTTAATTCCATGTTACAACCATGGCAAAACACTAGCGCCACTGCTTGAGCAGTTGGCGCCTTTTGGCCATTCCGTGATGATCGTTGACGATGGCAGCGATCTGGCCACTCAGCAATATATCGATGCTCTTGCCAATCTGCCTCGCGTGCAAATTCTGCGTTTACCATACAACCAAGGTAAAGGCGGCGCCGTTATCGCCGGAATGCGCGCATTGGCCGAGCAAGGCTTTAGTCATGCCATTCAAATTGATGCCGATGGTCAGCATAATTTGGCCGACCTACCTGCCCTGCTCAGCGCCAGCGAGCAAGCGCCGCAAGCGCTCATATCAGGCAAACCCATTTATGACCAAAGTGTGCCCAAGGCGCGCCTTTACGGGCGTTATGTCACCCATGTCTGGGTCTGGATTGAAACCTTGGGGCTACATATTAAAGACAGTATGTGCGGCTTTCGCAGTTATCCGCTCAATGCATGTATAGCGGTGCTCAATCAGCGCAGCATTGGTCAGCGTATGGACTTTGATACCGAGCTGATGGTGCGTCTCGATTGGCTCAATGTGCCCGTACGCTTTATTGATACCCGAGTTCATTACCCGCAAGATGGTTTGTCTCACTTTGATGCGCTGCGCGATAACTTGCGTATTAGCTGGATGCACACGAAATTGTGCTGCGGCATGTTGATTCGCGCGCCGCGCCTGATTGCCAGACATTTTCGCACGCCCAGCATTCGCTTACCGAAGCCAAGCCCTGCGCCACAGCAGCCACAGCCCCCGCAACCACAGAGCACACAATCTCAAGCCACAGCGCAGCATTGGTCTGCCAAAAAAGAGAAAGGCAGCATCGCAGCGATGAAACTGTTGCTGTGGGTTTATCGTGTATTTGGTCGCGGATTATTTCGCGCCGTGCTCTATCCGGTCATTGGTTACTATCGACTGAGCGCGCGATCGGCGCGTGAAGCATCACAAGATTACCTCAATCGATTACATCGGTTTAACCAAAGTGAAACAGATCGAAATAAACAAAAATTAACCACTTTTCGTCATCTTTTCAGCTACGGCGAAACAATGCTCGATAAATTGGCAGCTTGGGATGGTCAAATTGGTGAAAATGCACTGAAAATCCACGGATTAGAGCATTATACCCACCTCGCAGAAGCCAATCAGGGCATTGTTCTGCTCGGGGCTCACCATGGTAATTTAGAATTGTGTCGGGCCTTGAGTCACATTCATCCCGGCTTACGAATCAATGCCTTGGTCTTTAGTGAGCACGCTCAGAAATTTAATGAGGTGATCACCTCAGTGAATCCAGATGCAGCGCTGAATCTGATTTCAGTCAATCATGTGGGACCTGAACTGGCCATGGCCTTGGAAGACAAAATTAAGCAAGGCGAATGGGTGGTGATCATGGCTGATCGCACCTCGACCACCAATGAAAGTCGGGTCATCTGGTCTGAATTTTTAGGTCAAGTCGCGCCCTTTCCACAGGGGCCATTTATCCTTGCCAGTTTGCTCAAATGCCCTGTGTATACCTTATTTGGGCTGCGTCAAGAGCAAGGCCGTGGATTTGATATCTACTTTGATCCACTGTTTGAATCGCTTGCGCTACCAAGGGCAACACGTCAAGCCGCGTTACAACAAGCGGTGGATGCATACGCCACGCGGTTGCAACACTACGTCCTAAAGGCGCCGTTGCAGTGGTTTAACTTTTTTAAATTTTGGCAATTAACAGAAAGGAAATAATCCATGAGCAGTTCTCAACATGCCCCGGTTATTTTTGGGAAACAACGCCTGACAATCGAAGATGTAGTAGAGATTGCCAAAGGTCAACGAAAAGCACAGCTAAACGACAGCAGTGAGTTTCAAAATAAAATTAACCGTGGTGTTGCGTTTCTTGAGACCCTATTGGACAAAGAAGGCGTCATTTATGGTGTAACCACTGGCTATGGTGACTCCTGTACCGTTGCGATCCCAACCAGCCAAGTGCACGATTTA encodes the following:
- a CDS encoding ApeI family dehydratase; the protein is MKRKPSILGQEQMDNGVELTLNIDADIADFQGHFEQFALLPGVTQTDWAIQYSRALLPVQGDFLALEALKFQEPMRPNMTVKLALKWDASKRKVSFQYQSEKSVHASGRIAFSSTIPT
- a CDS encoding glycosyltransferase family 2 protein, with the translated sequence MFHPCFLIPCYNHGKTLAPLLEQLAPFGHSVMIVDDGSDLATQQYIDALANLPRVQILRLPYNQGKGGAVIAGMRALAEQGFSHAIQIDADGQHNLADLPALLSASEQAPQALISGKPIYDQSVPKARLYGRYVTHVWVWIETLGLHIKDSMCGFRSYPLNACIAVLNQRSIGQRMDFDTELMVRLDWLNVPVRFIDTRVHYPQDGLSHFDALRDNLRISWMHTKLCCGMLIRAPRLIARHFRTPSIRLPKPSPAPQQPQPPQPQSTQSQATAQHWSAKKEKGSIAAMKLLLWVYRVFGRGLFRAVLYPVIGYYRLSARSAREASQDYLNRLHRFNQSETDRNKQKLTTFRHLFSYGETMLDKLAAWDGQIGENALKIHGLEHYTHLAEANQGIVLLGAHHGNLELCRALSHIHPGLRINALVFSEHAQKFNEVITSVNPDAALNLISVNHVGPELAMALEDKIKQGEWVVIMADRTSTTNESRVIWSEFLGQVAPFPQGPFILASLLKCPVYTLFGLRQEQGRGFDIYFDPLFESLALPRATRQAALQQAVDAYATRLQHYVLKAPLQWFNFFKFWQLTERK